A DNA window from Deltaproteobacteria bacterium contains the following coding sequences:
- a CDS encoding response regulator transcription factor has protein sequence MASEGKKILIIDDEPDFTELAATMLGFHGFQMTAVNDPLRVENTIDQHPFDLIVTDLMMPGLDGFKLIKKIRSRVSYQQTPLIVLTAKIISDEERKFLLNHQVQVVSKPFHPHQLVEQIRKLLV, from the coding sequence ATGGCAAGCGAAGGTAAAAAAATTTTAATTATAGATGATGAACCCGATTTTACCGAGTTGGCAGCCACCATGTTGGGCTTCCACGGTTTCCAGATGACTGCGGTGAATGATCCCTTGAGGGTAGAGAATACCATCGACCAGCATCCATTTGACTTGATTGTGACGGATCTCATGATGCCGGGCCTGGATGGTTTTAAACTTATTAAAAAAATTCGATCCCGGGTCTCTTATCAGCAAACTCCCTTGATTGTGTTGACGGCAAAAATAATAAGCGATGAAGAACGAAAATTTTTATTAAATCATCAGGTTCAAGTCGTCTCAAAACCTTTTCATCCTCATCAATTGGTAGAGCAGATTCGGAAGTTGTTAGTGTAG
- a CDS encoding response regulator, translating into MQINIRLLLLCDDALSCREITQSLKDRHSFLNEVQLFQVAHFSEAFALLESNAIDVALLDLNLKGFQGLETLRLFRENFKTIPVIVLSALHDEATPKRALEEGAQDYLIKGTLDSRLLAKSMTYAIERARLLNNLENSSEERFHYMIDQSADGLIVIDEAHVVKFLNPAAELLLRHPKHKILGRQLGFPLTENQNTKLEIPLPDGEKKIAEVQVAQIEWENKKAFLLSITDVTELMRLEQMRSEVKERRRLDKLKDDFISTVSHELRTPLTIVKAAISNLKDGVVGELTEKQKRVLDITNRNVDRLARLINDLLDLSRLESGFAKMNRRRLNLLPILQEVLQSFQTVAKEKNIILEAFLPPHIPMVYADPDLLSQVLHNLMNNALRFAKEKIILRAVKLDREDLRINIEDDGPGIEKNQLANLFNKFVQVNRPVGGEGYKGTGLGLVICKEILEHHNGQIGVDSFVGMGSCFYFTLPKYEEEVDYEVALQGALKDAEERNKKVSLLVLRVSNLEEIRLVCDAEQIDGFMSEVEECLQSEVLRREDRLISHPLKAFVLVVAETALLGATSLRVRMEKELNKIKLFSQEGPVRPEFKIGIAVYPDDTQELPQLLDLAQRSSKESV; encoded by the coding sequence ATGCAAATAAATATCCGGCTTTTATTGCTCTGTGACGATGCTCTGAGCTGTCGCGAAATTACTCAAAGCTTAAAGGACAGGCATTCGTTTTTGAATGAGGTTCAACTCTTTCAGGTGGCTCATTTTTCTGAAGCCTTTGCCCTTTTGGAATCGAATGCCATCGATGTTGCCCTCCTCGATTTGAATTTGAAGGGTTTTCAAGGCCTGGAGACCTTAAGGCTTTTTCGTGAAAATTTTAAAACCATCCCCGTGATTGTCCTGAGTGCCTTGCACGATGAGGCTACTCCAAAACGGGCCTTGGAAGAAGGGGCCCAGGATTATTTAATCAAGGGGACCCTCGACTCACGCCTGCTAGCCAAGTCTATGACCTATGCCATCGAGAGAGCCCGTTTATTGAATAATTTGGAAAATTCGAGTGAAGAGCGTTTTCATTACATGATTGATCAGAGTGCGGATGGCTTGATCGTCATCGATGAAGCCCATGTGGTGAAATTTCTCAATCCGGCGGCAGAACTGCTGTTGCGACATCCCAAACATAAAATTTTAGGAAGACAATTGGGCTTTCCTCTTACTGAAAATCAGAACACCAAATTGGAAATTCCGCTTCCCGATGGCGAAAAAAAAATCGCGGAAGTACAAGTGGCGCAGATCGAGTGGGAAAATAAAAAGGCCTTTCTGCTTTCTATAACGGATGTGACCGAGTTGATGCGGCTGGAACAGATGCGTTCCGAGGTCAAAGAACGTCGCAGACTGGATAAACTGAAAGACGATTTTATTTCCACGGTTTCTCATGAATTGCGAACTCCTCTCACGATCGTCAAAGCGGCTATTAGCAATTTGAAAGATGGAGTGGTGGGGGAATTGACTGAGAAACAAAAGAGGGTGTTGGATATTACCAATCGGAATGTAGACCGCTTGGCGAGGCTCATCAACGATTTGCTGGATCTTTCTCGTTTGGAATCGGGCTTTGCAAAGATGAATCGCAGGCGTCTCAATTTGTTGCCCATTCTTCAAGAGGTTCTGCAGAGCTTTCAAACTGTGGCAAAAGAAAAAAATATCATCCTCGAAGCCTTTTTGCCTCCACACATTCCCATGGTCTATGCAGATCCCGATTTACTGAGTCAGGTGCTGCATAATTTAATGAACAATGCCCTGCGTTTTGCCAAAGAAAAAATAATACTGCGGGCGGTAAAGCTCGACCGCGAGGATTTGCGCATCAACATCGAGGATGATGGTCCGGGGATAGAAAAAAATCAGTTGGCCAATTTGTTCAACAAGTTTGTACAGGTCAATCGACCGGTGGGAGGAGAAGGCTACAAAGGGACGGGATTGGGACTGGTCATCTGCAAAGAAATTTTGGAACATCACAATGGCCAGATAGGGGTGGATAGTTTTGTGGGCATGGGAAGCTGTTTTTATTTTACCTTGCCCAAGTACGAAGAAGAGGTGGATTACGAAGTGGCCTTGCAAGGAGCATTGAAAGATGCGGAGGAGAGAAATAAAAAAGTTTCTTTGCTGGTGCTTCGTGTTTCTAACCTTGAAGAAATCAGGCTCGTTTGTGATGCGGAACAAATCGATGGTTTCATGAGCGAAGTAGAGGAGTGCCTGCAAAGCGAGGTGTTACGCCGTGAGGACAGGTTAATCTCACATCCTTTAAAGGCCTTTGTTCTTGTGGTGGCCGAAACCGCCTTGCTGGGGGCCACTTCGCTTCGAGTGCGGATGGAAAAAGAATTGAATAAAATTAAGTTGTTTAGTCAGGAGGGCCCCGTAAGGCCTGAATTTAAAATAGGCATTGCGGTTTATCCCGACGATACCCAGGAGCTGCCTCAGCTATTGGACCTTGCACAGCGTTCTTCCAAGGAGTCTGTATGA
- a CDS encoding ATP-binding protein, with protein sequence MVFLGGPRQVGKTILAFHLLGSTDTEHPAYLSWDDLSTRKLLLAGELPAQQKLLIFDEIHKYKHWRNFIKGIFDKQRSKLKILVTGSARLDYYRRGGDSLQGRYHYYRLHPLTLDEIGSAQKGSISQLLTYGGFPEPFLKADEIAYKRWQKERKSRVLQEDLISLEQVRNVSHVELLLDILPSRVSAPLSVSNLSNDLQVTFETAEKWIQILERLYFVYRIQPYGLTQLRAAKKERKLYLWDWSQCENEGARFENFVASHLLKYCHFIEDTQGEKMELRFLRDSMKREIDFVILKNNKPLFAVECKTGEGNLSPNISYFSSRTPIPKFYQVHLGNKNVELTEYKARLLPFQSFIKELWEEDLTH encoded by the coding sequence ATGGTTTTTCTTGGCGGGCCTCGCCAAGTTGGAAAGACAATCTTGGCTTTTCACTTGCTAGGCAGCACAGATACCGAACATCCTGCCTATCTGAGTTGGGATGATCTTTCTACTCGAAAGTTACTCTTGGCGGGTGAGTTGCCTGCGCAACAAAAACTTTTGATTTTTGACGAAATCCACAAATACAAGCATTGGAGGAATTTCATCAAAGGGATATTCGACAAACAGCGTTCCAAACTGAAAATCCTGGTCACCGGCTCCGCGCGACTAGATTATTACCGACGTGGTGGGGATTCCTTGCAAGGTCGTTATCATTATTATCGTCTTCATCCTCTCACTTTAGACGAAATAGGGTCCGCACAAAAAGGTTCTATTTCCCAACTCCTCACTTATGGAGGATTTCCCGAGCCTTTCTTAAAAGCAGATGAAATTGCCTATAAACGTTGGCAAAAGGAAAGAAAAAGCCGTGTCCTTCAGGAAGATTTGATTTCCCTAGAACAGGTGAGAAATGTCTCTCACGTTGAGCTTCTTTTGGATATTCTCCCTTCCCGGGTAAGCGCCCCTTTATCGGTATCCAACCTGAGTAATGATTTACAAGTCACCTTTGAAACCGCTGAAAAATGGATACAGATTTTGGAAAGATTATATTTCGTCTATAGAATTCAGCCTTATGGTTTAACCCAACTTCGGGCAGCAAAAAAAGAACGCAAACTTTATCTCTGGGATTGGTCTCAATGCGAAAACGAAGGAGCACGTTTTGAAAACTTTGTCGCTTCCCATTTGCTCAAATATTGCCATTTTATCGAAGATACCCAAGGAGAAAAAATGGAATTACGCTTTTTGCGGGATTCGATGAAAAGAGAAATTGATTTCGTGATCCTCAAAAATAATAAACCTCTCTTCGCAGTAGAATGCAAAACAGGCGAAGGGAACCTCAGTCCCAACATCTCTTATTTTTCTTCCCGAACTCCTATTCCAAAATTCTATCAAGTCCATTTAGGAAATAAAAATGTAGAGTTGACCGAGTACAAAGCACGCCTCTTACCTTTTCAAAGCTTTATTAAAGAATTGTGGGAAGAAGATCTTACCCATTAA
- a CDS encoding deoxyhypusine synthase family protein: protein MTQSPITQFIKHHYRHFNAAALVDAAEGYKKHLEEGGKMLISLAGAMSTAELGVSLAEMIRQDKVQIISCTGANLEEDLMNLVAHNHYKRVPHYRDLSPQQEWELLEQGLNRVTDTCIPEEEAFRRLQKHIHALWKEANDKGQRHLPHEFMFKMINSGVLKQYYQIDPKDSWMIAAAEKNLPIVVGGWEDSTLGNIFASYVIKEEIKPTTMKSGIEYMVSLSDWYRKNSSGKGVGFFQIGGGIAGDFPICVVPMMYQDLEWHDVPFWSYFCQISDSTTSYGSYSGAIPNEKITWGKLGIDTPKFIVESDATIVAPLIFAYVLGW from the coding sequence ATGACTCAAAGCCCCATCACCCAATTCATCAAACACCATTACCGTCACTTCAATGCCGCTGCTCTAGTGGATGCTGCTGAAGGCTACAAAAAACATTTGGAAGAAGGTGGCAAGATGTTGATTTCTCTCGCGGGCGCCATGAGTACGGCCGAACTGGGGGTGTCGCTGGCCGAAATGATACGGCAGGACAAAGTGCAGATCATCAGTTGTACCGGCGCCAACCTCGAAGAAGATCTGATGAATCTGGTGGCGCACAATCACTATAAAAGAGTGCCCCATTATCGTGACCTCAGCCCTCAGCAGGAATGGGAACTTCTGGAACAAGGCCTCAACCGTGTCACAGACACCTGTATTCCCGAAGAAGAGGCCTTTCGTCGTTTGCAAAAACACATCCACGCCCTCTGGAAAGAGGCCAATGACAAGGGTCAGCGCCATCTGCCGCATGAATTCATGTTCAAGATGATCAACAGCGGCGTCTTGAAACAATATTATCAAATCGACCCCAAAGACAGCTGGATGATCGCCGCCGCGGAAAAGAATTTACCGATTGTGGTTGGGGGTTGGGAAGACAGCACCCTTGGAAATATCTTTGCCTCCTATGTAATCAAAGAAGAAATCAAACCCACCACGATGAAGAGTGGCATTGAGTACATGGTGAGTTTGTCGGATTGGTATCGAAAAAATTCTTCTGGAAAAGGTGTGGGATTCTTTCAAATCGGCGGTGGCATTGCGGGCGATTTTCCCATCTGTGTGGTCCCCATGATGTATCAAGATTTGGAATGGCATGACGTGCCCTTCTGGAGCTATTTCTGCCAGATTTCGGATTCAACCACGTCGTATGGATCGTATTCGGGCGCCATCCCCAACGAAAAAATCACCTGGGGGAAATTGGGCATAGACACCCCAAAATTTATTGTGGAATCAGATGCCACCATTGTAGCCCCGCTGATTTTTGCGTATGTTTTGGGGTGGTAA
- a CDS encoding ABC-F family ATP-binding cassette domain-containing protein, translating to MLSLINLSKSFGGQQLFENLSLQMTARERLALIGRNGSGKSTLFKIITGQEEADSGEVRFPQNYQIAYLAQHLHFEKENILQEVLSALPESSDSLQYQAEKILFGLGFSKSDLDLPASHFSGGFQIRINLARSLVAAPQLLLLDEPTNYLDIISIRWFEDFLHAWPGELIVISHDQSFLDRISTHTAMLYRKKLRKISGSCEKIYHLIAEEEALHEKTRLNQEKKLKKEMEFIDRFRSKATKAAAVQSRLKLLAKTSRLEKIDSEENLDFSFSEAEFEADKMLECRELSFDYVAECIRERGLISKFSFLIKANERIAILGKNGKGKSTLLALMAGELKPNSGEIYQHPHLKVGYFGQTNIARLQNNLSIEEEIASVNSDLSQTRVRSLAGCMMFSGDEAQKKISVLSGGEKSRVLLAKLLAEPHNLLLLDEPTHHLDIESVQSLLQSIQEFSGSVVMVTHHEKILREFAERLIVFQNGEVFSFEGNYDEFLAKIGWQEEAIQKEENPGKNMNKQELRRARADLISEKSRRLTPLKKEMEKLEKQIETQEKQIQQWNTELLEAAQNSNVSILSTHPKQIKELQLQLDEAYVKLDQNLSEQEKVQGDYELING from the coding sequence ATGCTTTCCCTTATCAATCTTTCAAAATCCTTCGGTGGCCAGCAACTGTTTGAAAATCTCAGTTTGCAAATGACTGCCCGCGAACGCTTGGCACTCATTGGTCGCAACGGCTCCGGTAAATCCACCTTGTTTAAAATCATCACCGGACAAGAAGAAGCCGATAGCGGTGAAGTGCGTTTCCCTCAAAATTATCAAATCGCTTATCTGGCCCAGCATCTCCATTTTGAAAAGGAAAATATTCTGCAGGAAGTCCTAAGTGCCTTACCGGAGAGTTCCGATTCTCTCCAATATCAAGCCGAAAAAATTCTGTTCGGTTTGGGATTTTCAAAGTCGGATCTCGACTTGCCCGCCTCTCATTTTTCGGGTGGTTTTCAGATTCGAATCAACCTGGCTAGAAGCCTGGTGGCCGCGCCGCAGCTGCTTCTATTGGATGAACCTACCAATTATCTCGATATCATCTCTATCCGCTGGTTCGAAGATTTTTTGCACGCCTGGCCAGGGGAGCTGATTGTGATTTCGCATGATCAATCTTTTTTGGACCGTATCTCCACGCACACGGCCATGCTGTATCGAAAGAAGCTGCGTAAAATCTCAGGCAGCTGTGAAAAGATTTATCATCTGATTGCCGAAGAAGAGGCCCTGCATGAAAAAACCAGGCTGAATCAGGAAAAGAAACTCAAAAAAGAAATGGAATTTATTGATCGCTTTCGATCGAAAGCGACCAAGGCGGCAGCGGTGCAGTCGCGCTTGAAACTTCTCGCAAAAACCAGCAGGCTGGAGAAAATTGACAGCGAAGAAAATCTGGATTTTTCATTTTCTGAAGCGGAGTTTGAGGCAGATAAAATGTTGGAGTGTCGGGAGCTGAGTTTTGATTATGTCGCCGAGTGTATTCGGGAGAGGGGACTTATCAGTAAGTTCTCTTTTCTCATCAAGGCCAACGAACGCATTGCCATCCTCGGAAAAAATGGAAAAGGCAAATCGACCTTGCTGGCTTTGATGGCAGGGGAACTAAAGCCGAACTCTGGAGAAATTTATCAACATCCCCATTTGAAAGTGGGATATTTTGGACAAACCAATATTGCGCGACTTCAAAACAATTTAAGCATTGAAGAAGAAATTGCCTCGGTGAATTCCGATTTGTCTCAAACCCGCGTACGCAGTTTAGCAGGCTGCATGATGTTTAGTGGAGACGAAGCGCAAAAGAAGATTTCGGTTTTATCCGGTGGAGAAAAAAGCCGCGTGCTGCTGGCAAAACTTTTGGCCGAGCCGCACAATCTGCTTTTACTCGACGAACCGACGCATCATCTGGATATCGAATCGGTGCAATCGCTGCTGCAAAGCATTCAAGAATTTTCAGGTTCTGTGGTGATGGTAACCCATCATGAAAAAATTCTACGGGAGTTTGCGGAGCGATTGATCGTTTTTCAAAACGGAGAAGTGTTTAGTTTTGAAGGCAACTATGATGAATTCTTGGCCAAGATAGGCTGGCAAGAAGAGGCCATTCAAAAGGAGGAAAATCCTGGCAAAAACATGAACAAACAGGAGTTGCGTCGTGCGAGGGCAGATCTCATCAGCGAAAAATCGAGAAGGTTGACTCCTCTGAAAAAAGAAATGGAAAAACTGGAAAAACAAATTGAGACCCAGGAAAAACAGATTCAGCAATGGAACACAGAACTTTTAGAAGCCGCTCAAAATTCGAATGTGAGCATTCTCTCCACTCATCCCAAACAGATTAAAGAACTGCAGCTTCAATTGGATGAGGCCTATGTAAAATTGGATCAAAATCTAAGTGAGCAAGAAAAAGTGCAGGGGGATTATGAATTGATTAATGGGTAA
- a CDS encoding response regulator produces MKKILIIDDERELTELMKDRLELEGFEVSCAYDGVEGLLLATQEKPELILLDLLIPKMDGQQVYQTLKKNTQTASIRVIVFTANNKAFDTYWEKEVGAFNYLVKPFDFNQLLRRIRGERRRGE; encoded by the coding sequence ATGAAAAAAATATTGATCATTGATGATGAAAGAGAACTTACCGAACTCATGAAAGACAGGCTAGAACTCGAAGGCTTTGAAGTGAGCTGTGCCTACGATGGAGTAGAAGGTTTGCTTCTTGCGACCCAAGAAAAGCCGGAGCTTATTTTACTCGATTTGCTCATCCCAAAAATGGATGGGCAGCAGGTGTACCAAACGCTCAAAAAAAATACCCAGACGGCTTCTATTCGGGTGATAGTTTTTACTGCAAACAATAAGGCTTTTGATACCTATTGGGAAAAAGAAGTGGGGGCTTTTAATTATCTTGTGAAGCCTTTTGATTTTAATCAGTTGCTGCGTCGCATTCGTGGAGAGAGGAGAAGAGGGGAGTGA
- a CDS encoding tetratricopeptide repeat protein, which translates to MSVSYPRLSKIRILLLFVAFAGLAYFLYPRDLFLARLYEQNESYVRAEKYYSQYLENHPANKNIALKLLSLYERIGTPEKAKPYLERLIAIRYKDWDLAQVYLNYLDEQNLREEAFQSRLKIAREFKEDKQIPKRKIETLLEDALQYALWEQKTDEAYSILGELVQIGSKPEDYLSLLLQLDQGLKKTGALIARLEKGIAQDPNNENLQEDLIQIYRVIGEEEKAWTLTETLLQKKPKALNGLKLAYHLAEKRQNSEKQMELAQRIEALPDLSEEDKKDFGHILASLFLQAGKLEQALIYLNQLLQSYPQDQSLWKDKIALLSKQKKWDLFFPFIEEYQKHFPEDAEVQPLLFQVYLYELKDSQKLDFYLGFLSAHPDLKRAQELAYFYQNTNPDLFEKALLGLEKIFPKNTLWLELRYQKALQEKKETLALEVLLKIESKRPLRAEELEAMASLYYDLGNHAQSLNTFEKLAQLRPTAATYKKVGLEFYYVHQLTKAKDYLQKAFLKAPQDASLAYYLSEISLEQKNKKEFLSYAQKSKGLFEKQKNKTPEEQKQQWTLQLRVDLETKNFKKAYVALKSDREKNPSGFLYKKDLAYVAFTLKDYQEAAVLLKELDPKHQDPELKDLHRGLQEAFSPKLSTYFELTHLGDAVLYSGHLQHRQPLSASFSLLSQLQVGHYHIASSNLSGEFSSLSTALEKRFFPYKLQTGLELGLSEARTVVSPWLEFDFEPHPSYGLSFFYQNHKLKTDLPVSIIEGNLQDEWKIRQQGNVKDKLLWSLELEANRQVLKTGEKSGGYEVIPSLQWVFFQKPFLSLGYQYQWAEQKGADFLLKVPLIERLNMHTLNLNYSQSWGDQLKVDANFFIGEDFSRHLHAFAGDLWGVQTQVLYAPTHALDLFARYQYAQEANQANVGHSHQAQIGLTFYWGFYGKRR; encoded by the coding sequence ATGTCCGTCTCTTACCCCAGACTTTCTAAAATCAGGATTCTGCTATTGTTTGTGGCCTTTGCGGGGCTCGCTTATTTCCTCTATCCGCGCGATCTTTTTTTGGCCCGGCTGTATGAACAGAATGAATCTTACGTCCGTGCCGAAAAATATTACAGTCAATATTTGGAAAACCACCCCGCCAATAAGAATATCGCTCTCAAACTTCTTTCGCTTTACGAGCGCATAGGTACGCCTGAAAAAGCCAAGCCCTACTTGGAGCGGCTGATTGCGATTCGCTATAAAGATTGGGATTTAGCGCAAGTCTATTTGAATTATCTGGATGAACAAAATTTGAGAGAAGAGGCTTTTCAATCACGTTTAAAAATAGCGCGAGAGTTTAAGGAAGATAAACAGATTCCTAAACGAAAAATCGAGACACTGCTTGAAGACGCCCTGCAATATGCGCTCTGGGAACAAAAGACGGACGAGGCTTATAGCATTTTGGGAGAGCTTGTTCAAATAGGTTCCAAGCCCGAAGATTACCTCAGTCTGCTTTTACAACTAGATCAGGGTTTGAAAAAAACCGGGGCTTTAATCGCCCGGCTTGAAAAAGGGATAGCACAAGATCCAAACAACGAAAATTTACAGGAAGATCTCATTCAAATTTATCGAGTGATTGGAGAAGAGGAAAAAGCCTGGACTTTGACGGAGACCCTGCTGCAAAAAAAACCGAAGGCCTTGAACGGGTTGAAACTGGCCTATCATCTGGCAGAAAAAAGACAAAATTCGGAAAAGCAAATGGAGTTGGCCCAAAGGATAGAGGCGCTTCCTGATCTGAGTGAAGAGGATAAAAAAGATTTTGGACATATTCTGGCCTCGCTTTTTCTACAAGCGGGAAAGTTGGAACAGGCGCTGATTTATCTCAACCAGCTTTTGCAGAGTTATCCTCAAGATCAAAGTTTGTGGAAAGATAAAATTGCCCTTCTTTCAAAGCAAAAAAAATGGGATCTCTTTTTCCCCTTCATTGAAGAATATCAAAAACATTTTCCGGAGGATGCTGAAGTTCAGCCACTTTTATTTCAGGTTTATCTTTATGAGCTCAAGGACTCTCAGAAGCTCGATTTTTATCTTGGCTTTTTAAGCGCCCATCCCGATTTAAAGCGAGCACAAGAGCTGGCCTATTTTTATCAGAATACAAACCCAGATCTTTTTGAAAAAGCACTTTTAGGATTGGAGAAAATTTTTCCGAAAAATACCTTGTGGCTGGAGCTTCGCTATCAGAAGGCCTTGCAGGAGAAGAAAGAAACCCTGGCTTTGGAAGTATTACTCAAAATTGAAAGTAAGCGCCCTTTGAGGGCTGAGGAGCTTGAGGCGATGGCAAGTCTTTATTACGACCTTGGAAACCACGCGCAGAGCCTAAACACCTTCGAAAAACTGGCGCAGCTTCGACCGACTGCTGCGACCTATAAAAAAGTGGGGCTTGAATTTTACTATGTCCATCAACTGACAAAAGCCAAAGACTATCTGCAAAAGGCCTTCTTGAAAGCGCCTCAAGATGCCAGTCTGGCTTATTATTTGTCTGAAATCAGTCTAGAACAGAAGAATAAAAAAGAATTTCTCAGTTATGCCCAAAAAAGTAAGGGGCTTTTTGAAAAACAAAAAAATAAGACGCCCGAAGAACAGAAGCAACAATGGACCTTACAACTGCGTGTCGACCTGGAAACTAAAAACTTCAAAAAGGCCTATGTAGCATTGAAGAGCGATCGCGAAAAAAATCCGTCTGGTTTTCTGTATAAAAAAGATCTGGCCTACGTGGCCTTCACTTTAAAAGATTACCAAGAGGCCGCAGTGTTATTGAAAGAGCTTGATCCCAAACATCAGGATCCTGAACTGAAAGATTTGCATCGCGGTTTGCAAGAGGCCTTTTCTCCCAAGCTCTCCACTTATTTTGAACTCACTCATTTGGGGGATGCCGTCCTTTATAGCGGGCATTTACAGCATCGTCAGCCTTTGAGCGCCTCGTTTTCCCTTTTGTCTCAATTGCAAGTCGGTCACTATCATATTGCTAGTTCCAATTTGAGTGGAGAGTTTAGCAGCCTCTCCACGGCCCTGGAGAAACGTTTCTTTCCCTACAAGCTCCAGACCGGTTTAGAGTTGGGCCTAAGCGAAGCACGCACTGTTGTTTCGCCCTGGTTAGAATTTGATTTTGAGCCTCATCCCTCTTACGGGCTGAGTTTTTTTTATCAAAATCATAAACTCAAAACGGATTTACCGGTTTCCATTATAGAGGGGAATCTGCAGGATGAGTGGAAGATCCGTCAGCAAGGAAATGTAAAAGACAAATTGCTTTGGAGTCTGGAGCTTGAAGCAAATCGACAAGTTTTGAAGACGGGTGAAAAGAGTGGAGGTTATGAAGTGATCCCCTCCTTACAATGGGTGTTTTTTCAAAAACCTTTTTTAAGTTTGGGGTATCAATATCAATGGGCCGAACAGAAAGGGGCGGATTTTCTACTCAAAGTTCCCTTGATAGAGCGTCTCAATATGCATACTCTCAATTTAAACTACTCCCAAAGCTGGGGCGATCAATTAAAAGTGGACGCCAATTTTTTTATAGGGGAAGATTTTAGCCGGCATCTACACGCCTTTGCGGGTGATCTTTGGGGTGTACAAACTCAAGTGCTGTATGCTCCCACTCATGCACTCGATCTATTTGCCCGCTATCAATATGCGCAAGAGGCAAATCAGGCGAATGTGGGGCATTCTCATCAGGCACAAATAGGATTAACTTTCTACTGGGGTTTCTATGGCAAGCGAAGGTAA